Proteins encoded within one genomic window of Lactococcus garvieae:
- a CDS encoding amino acid permease gives MKNENQVKRNLKQRHITMIALGGTIGTGLFLTSGATISQAGPFGSVLAYIFVGIMVYFVMTSLGEMATYLPTSGSFTDYGARFVDPAFGFALGWNYWINGAITIAVDLTTAGLISQFWFPQVPSWIFSGIATLLIFAINIMAVRAFGETEYWLSIIKLITIIIFLAVGVLTIIGIFGNHVDVVGNLTAGNYGFTGGVTGFVGVLLIAGFSFQGTELLGVTAGESENPEKSIPKAMNSIFWRILLFYIFTIIVIAAIINYQDPRLLNPDSTAVMSPFTIVFKNIGLAVAASIMNAVILTSVISSANSVMYASTRILYSLGKKEGAPKKFASIARNGIPVNALLATTAVCVVAFLTGIFGTQIYLLLVDLSSLTGFIAWLGISVSHIRFRRAFIAQGGDLSNLPYQAKWFPFGPIMSLIMTAMIVINLDPALLFSSHWGEGLAMYAAIPIFLALYLGYKWKYNTKLVPLKAVDLSRDK, from the coding sequence ATGAAAAATGAAAATCAAGTAAAGCGCAATTTGAAGCAAAGACACATCACCATGATTGCGCTAGGTGGTACGATTGGGACCGGTTTGTTCCTCACTTCGGGAGCTACCATTAGTCAAGCTGGACCATTTGGGTCAGTCTTGGCCTATATTTTTGTGGGTATCATGGTTTACTTTGTAATGACTTCCCTTGGAGAGATGGCTACATATCTTCCTACTTCCGGTTCTTTTACCGACTATGGTGCACGCTTTGTTGATCCAGCTTTTGGCTTTGCCTTGGGTTGGAATTATTGGATAAATGGTGCGATTACGATTGCTGTTGATTTAACAACAGCGGGCTTAATTTCTCAGTTTTGGTTTCCCCAGGTTCCTTCTTGGATTTTTTCAGGCATAGCTACTTTACTTATATTTGCTATAAATATTATGGCTGTTCGTGCTTTTGGCGAAACTGAGTATTGGTTATCGATTATTAAGTTAATTACCATTATTATCTTCCTTGCCGTGGGCGTTTTGACCATTATTGGTATTTTTGGCAATCATGTTGACGTTGTGGGAAATCTTACAGCAGGTAACTATGGTTTTACAGGTGGGGTTACTGGTTTTGTTGGGGTTTTACTCATCGCTGGCTTTTCTTTCCAAGGGACAGAACTACTTGGTGTAACAGCAGGGGAATCAGAAAACCCAGAAAAAAGTATTCCTAAAGCCATGAATTCAATATTTTGGCGTATCCTTCTTTTTTATATTTTTACAATTATTGTTATTGCAGCTATTATAAACTATCAAGATCCACGTCTTCTGAATCCCGATTCAACCGCTGTGATGAGTCCTTTCACAATTGTTTTCAAAAATATTGGTTTAGCTGTTGCAGCAAGTATCATGAATGCAGTCATCTTAACTTCAGTTATTTCCTCAGCAAACTCTGTGATGTATGCTTCAACGCGCATTCTTTATTCACTTGGAAAAAAAGAAGGGGCGCCAAAGAAATTTGCAAGCATTGCACGAAATGGTATACCTGTGAACGCGTTACTTGCAACAACTGCAGTATGTGTGGTGGCCTTTTTAACAGGAATCTTTGGCACACAAATCTACCTCTTGCTGGTTGACTTGTCAAGTTTGACAGGATTTATAGCATGGTTAGGCATATCTGTGAGTCACATTCGGTTCCGCCGTGCTTTTATCGCTCAAGGCGGTGATTTAAGTAACCTACCTTATCAAGCAAAATGGTTCCCTTTTGGGCCGATTATGTCTCTTATTATGACAGCTATGATTGTTATTAACTTAGACCCTGCGCTTCTTTTTAGTAGCCACTGGGGAGAAGGATTAGCAATGTATGCGGCAATTCCTATTTTCTTAGCTCTTTACTTGGGTTATAAGTGGAAATACAACACCAAGCTCGTCCCACTCAAAGCGGTAGATTTGAGCCGGGATAAATGA
- a CDS encoding transporter substrate-binding domain-containing protein — protein sequence MKNIKFLFLPFLLILGFLSLSACGLNQKESTWDRIKDSKTITIGYEADFAPLTSSQKNEKPVGFNVALAEAVFKNYDIQINWKALDWSAKEKALQEGKVDLIWGPYTADKTREKTLLFSQPYLLANAVLLVTKDSDIHNIGDMHNIAVGGQKASAVYDLFSNYPHVLKNIVKENLMVLYDKPSQGISSLMAGEIQAMLLDQKYAKTYLQEHQLQDKFNILNTTYPQKEYVVAARKKDKELINRVNKGLEEVHQSGEFSELSRQWFQP from the coding sequence ATGAAGAACATTAAATTTCTCTTTTTGCCTTTTCTGCTTATCTTAGGTTTTCTAAGCTTATCAGCCTGTGGCCTCAACCAGAAAGAAAGCACATGGGATAGGATTAAAGACAGTAAAACCATTACTATTGGCTACGAGGCAGATTTTGCCCCTCTAACTTCATCTCAAAAAAATGAAAAACCAGTAGGGTTCAATGTCGCTCTTGCTGAGGCTGTTTTTAAAAACTATGATATTCAGATTAACTGGAAAGCTCTTGACTGGTCAGCCAAAGAAAAAGCACTTCAGGAGGGTAAAGTTGATTTGATATGGGGCCCATATACAGCTGATAAAACGCGTGAAAAAACGTTACTATTCAGTCAACCATATCTGCTCGCAAATGCTGTTTTACTTGTCACCAAAGACTCAGATATCCACAATATTGGTGATATGCATAATATAGCTGTTGGTGGACAAAAAGCCTCAGCAGTTTATGATTTATTCAGTAATTATCCTCATGTCTTAAAAAACATTGTAAAAGAGAATTTAATGGTACTGTATGATAAACCAAGTCAAGGGATATCTTCCTTAATGGCGGGAGAAATTCAAGCAATGCTTTTAGATCAAAAGTATGCCAAAACTTATTTGCAAGAGCACCAGCTTCAAGACAAGTTTAATATTCTTAACACGACCTATCCGCAGAAAGAATATGTGGTAGCCGCGCGTAAAAAAGACAAAGAATTAATAAATAGAGTGAACAAAGGCTTAGAAGAAGTCCATCAGTCTGGCGAATTTAGTGAGCTATCTAGACAGTGGTTTCAGCCTTAA
- a CDS encoding NADPH-dependent FMN reductase: MKFIAIVGTNASFSYNRKLLWYMKKHFIDEAEIEVIEIAGLPLFSEDNMDLPERILEIAEAIEAADGLIISTPEYDHAITAALKSLLEWLSWGALQPVVNTPVMIVGVSLGKQGTVFAQENLRQILSSPGLEAFVLPANQFLLSHAAEAFDAAGNLVDRQTISWLEHCFRNFSLYTNNLKPLRQLIETDADTGASENE; this comes from the coding sequence ATGAAATTTATAGCAATTGTAGGTACCAATGCCAGCTTTTCTTATAATCGAAAGTTGCTGTGGTACATGAAAAAACATTTTATAGACGAAGCAGAGATTGAAGTTATTGAAATAGCTGGACTGCCGTTGTTTTCAGAAGACAATATGGACTTGCCAGAGCGAATTTTAGAAATTGCAGAAGCGATAGAAGCTGCAGATGGATTGATTATCTCAACTCCGGAATATGACCACGCGATTACGGCAGCTTTAAAATCTTTATTGGAATGGCTCTCATGGGGTGCCTTGCAGCCAGTGGTCAACACCCCTGTCATGATTGTTGGTGTTTCTTTGGGTAAACAAGGCACCGTTTTTGCGCAGGAAAACCTCCGACAAATCCTATCATCTCCTGGTTTGGAAGCTTTTGTTTTACCGGCGAATCAGTTTTTATTAAGCCATGCTGCAGAAGCTTTTGATGCTGCGGGAAACTTAGTGGATAGACAGACGATTTCTTGGTTGGAACATTGCTTTAGGAATTTCAGCCTTTATACTAACAATCTAAAACCCCTCCGCCAGCTTATCGAAACCGATGCGGACACTGGAGCTTCTGAAAATGAATGA
- a CDS encoding FAD:protein FMN transferase, which translates to MRTLELLKMNDFISRKYQGLGTVIELSVLRTDKVKDVEKLDQAYEEIKKYEDLFTVNKLYSEIIAVNQAAGVRAIPLSEDVYSLTKKAVQVSQEHFGFNASVGPLVDLWRIGFADARLPSDREIQEALRLISPDEIVLDDSKKSVFLPEKGMSLDLGGIAKGYIADKVATFWKNQGISTGVINLGGNVLFLGRFLTREWRVGIRNPLEKTKSLVLQVLTNSKSAVTSGINQRYLEIEGETYHHIINPETGYPHVNNLASVTIFSQTAVDGEIEAKRLFFAENPEEVFSINSSKIHGAILINKDREVKILGLKPKDVRLIDKSFKIIS; encoded by the coding sequence ATGCGGACACTGGAGCTTCTGAAAATGAATGATTTTATTTCCCGAAAATATCAGGGTCTTGGCACAGTGATTGAACTAAGTGTGCTTAGGACTGATAAAGTAAAAGATGTGGAAAAGCTTGACCAAGCTTATGAAGAAATTAAAAAGTACGAGGACTTATTCACTGTGAATAAGTTGTACTCGGAGATAATAGCGGTAAACCAAGCTGCGGGAGTCAGGGCTATACCTCTCTCAGAAGATGTCTATTCCTTGACCAAAAAAGCTGTGCAAGTTAGTCAAGAACATTTTGGTTTTAATGCCAGTGTTGGACCGCTGGTCGACTTATGGCGCATTGGTTTTGCGGATGCTCGTCTTCCCTCAGATAGGGAAATTCAAGAGGCACTTCGATTAATTAGTCCGGATGAAATCGTCTTAGATGATTCCAAAAAGTCTGTTTTTCTTCCTGAAAAAGGTATGTCTTTAGATTTAGGAGGAATTGCTAAAGGTTATATTGCAGATAAGGTAGCAACATTTTGGAAAAATCAGGGTATTTCCACAGGTGTTATTAACCTTGGGGGTAATGTTTTATTTTTAGGTCGTTTTTTAACGAGAGAATGGCGGGTTGGTATCCGAAATCCACTGGAAAAGACGAAATCTTTGGTTCTCCAAGTACTGACAAATTCAAAATCAGCAGTAACTTCAGGTATTAATCAGCGTTATCTAGAGATAGAAGGGGAGACTTATCACCACATTATAAATCCCGAAACAGGTTATCCTCATGTGAATAACTTAGCTAGTGTGACTATCTTTTCGCAAACTGCTGTGGATGGGGAGATAGAGGCGAAGCGCTTATTTTTTGCGGAGAATCCAGAGGAAGTTTTTTCTATAAATAGTTCAAAAATTCATGGTGCAATTTTGATTAATAAGGATCGGGAAGTAAAAATCCTTGGACTAAAGCCCAAGGATGTTAGATTAATAGATAAGAGTTTTAAAATTATAAGCTGA
- a CDS encoding NAD(P)/FAD-dependent oxidoreductase, producing the protein MLRISQIKTSIDEPVDKVKDLLLKKLKIQESDLISYRIYKESIDARHRGEINFIYTVDAEVKDEAKLLKKKIKNVSPSPDLKYKKPQIGTEPMAHRPLVIGFGPAGMFSALLLAQMGYKPVVLERGQKVEERVKSIDEFWKDGKLNPASNVQFGEGGAGTFSDGKLTSRVRDLRGRKVLEEFVKAGAPEDILYKAHPHVGTDLLRDIVKNIREQIIALGGQVLFDSQVESFLIEKNKLQGIILKNGEEILSNHAVLAIGHSARDTFAELYDKGINMTAKPFAVGVRIEHPQSLINKAQYKEFAEHPRLGAAEYRLTHKASSGRGVYTFCMCPGGLVVPAASEEGRLVTNGMSEHARSEENANSGLLVQVFPEDFGQDHPLAGVEFQRKLEEKAFILGGKTYKAPAQLVGDFLENRPSTHVGKVTPSYALGVTPTDLSQLFPEYITSSMKEALLGFDKKIRGFAMNDAIMTGVESRSSSPVRINRDEESFQSISTQGIYPSGEGAGFAGGIVSAAIDGLKCAEQMIASYARPE; encoded by the coding sequence ATGCTTAGAATATCTCAAATAAAAACTTCAATTGATGAGCCTGTAGACAAAGTCAAAGACTTACTTTTGAAAAAATTAAAAATCCAGGAGTCTGATTTGATCAGCTACCGTATTTATAAAGAATCAATTGATGCCCGCCACCGTGGTGAAATCAATTTTATTTATACTGTCGATGCGGAAGTTAAAGATGAAGCAAAACTGCTCAAGAAAAAAATCAAAAACGTTTCTCCTTCTCCTGATTTGAAATATAAAAAACCTCAGATTGGTACGGAACCTATGGCACATCGACCATTGGTGATTGGTTTTGGACCTGCCGGTATGTTTTCAGCTCTGCTTTTAGCACAAATGGGCTATAAGCCTGTCGTATTAGAACGCGGACAAAAAGTTGAAGAACGCGTAAAATCAATTGATGAATTTTGGAAAGACGGTAAACTCAATCCTGCTTCAAATGTACAGTTTGGTGAAGGTGGAGCGGGAACTTTCTCTGATGGAAAACTGACTTCACGCGTCCGAGATTTACGTGGGCGTAAAGTCTTGGAAGAGTTTGTAAAAGCTGGTGCACCAGAGGATATCCTCTACAAGGCACATCCTCATGTGGGGACAGACTTGCTCCGCGATATTGTGAAAAATATCCGTGAACAGATTATCGCCCTTGGCGGGCAAGTTCTTTTTGATAGCCAAGTTGAGTCCTTCTTAATTGAAAAAAATAAACTTCAAGGAATTATCCTTAAAAATGGTGAAGAAATTCTTTCCAATCATGCCGTACTAGCTATTGGACATAGTGCGCGTGATACCTTTGCTGAACTTTATGATAAAGGTATCAATATGACAGCTAAACCTTTCGCTGTCGGTGTCCGTATAGAACATCCGCAAAGTCTGATTAACAAGGCTCAATACAAAGAGTTTGCTGAACACCCTCGTCTGGGTGCTGCAGAATATCGTTTAACACATAAAGCTAGCTCAGGCCGTGGCGTTTATACTTTCTGTATGTGCCCGGGAGGACTTGTCGTACCTGCAGCTTCTGAAGAAGGACGGCTTGTTACAAATGGTATGAGTGAGCACGCTCGTTCTGAAGAAAATGCGAACAGCGGTTTGCTGGTTCAAGTCTTCCCTGAAGATTTTGGCCAAGATCACCCCTTAGCTGGTGTGGAATTCCAACGTAAACTTGAAGAAAAAGCATTTATTTTAGGCGGAAAAACCTATAAAGCACCCGCACAACTGGTTGGCGATTTCCTTGAAAATCGTCCTTCAACTCATGTAGGCAAAGTTACACCATCTTATGCTTTAGGCGTTACCCCAACCGACTTAAGTCAGCTTTTCCCTGAATATATCACTTCTTCCATGAAAGAAGCCCTTCTAGGATTTGATAAAAAAATTAGAGGTTTTGCTATGAACGATGCCATTATGACAGGTGTAGAATCACGTTCATCCTCACCTGTTCGTATCAATCGGGATGAGGAAAGTTTCCAGTCTATTTCAACCCAAGGGATTTATCCATCGGGTGAAGGTGCCGGATTTGCAGGTGGTATCGTTTCGGCTGCCATTGATGGACTCAAATGTGCTGAACAAATGATCGCTTCCTATGCTCGTCCAGAGTAA
- the lysS gene encoding lysine--tRNA ligase produces MKVRREKMETLREAGIDPFGHKFTRTHNSAELHAAYDENTKEDLHEKDLHATIAGRLMTKRGKGKVGFAHIQDREGQIQIYVRKDEVGEENYQIFKQADLGDFLGVEGQIMKTDMGELSIKASKLTFLSKALRPLPEKFHGLTDTETRYRKRYLDLISNKESFNRFVTRSKIISEIRRYMDGRGYLEVETPVLNNEAGGAAARPFYTHHNSLDIDMALRIATELHLKRLIVGGMEKVYELGRVFRNEGMDMTHNPEFTTMESYEAYADFDDIMDLTEGIFQHVAHAVLGKDVIEYDGKEINVGGKFNRIHMVDAIKEQTGVDFWKEMNLEEAVSLAKEHDIYVEKHFTSVGHIINEFFEKYVEDTLVQPTFVFGHPKEISPLAKMNEEDPRFTDRFELFINGKEYANAFSELNDPIDQLERFEAQAKAKELGDDEATGVDYDYVEALEHGMPPTGGLGIGIDRLVMLFTGTTSIRDVLLFPTMK; encoded by the coding sequence ATGAAAGTCCGTCGTGAAAAAATGGAAACACTGCGTGAAGCAGGTATTGATCCATTCGGACATAAATTTACTCGTACACATAACTCTGCAGAATTACATGCAGCATACGATGAAAATACTAAAGAAGACTTACACGAAAAAGACTTACACGCTACTATCGCTGGTCGTCTCATGACAAAACGTGGTAAAGGTAAAGTTGGCTTTGCACATATTCAAGACCGTGAAGGACAAATCCAAATTTACGTGCGTAAAGATGAAGTTGGTGAAGAAAACTACCAAATTTTCAAACAAGCTGACCTTGGTGATTTTCTTGGTGTTGAAGGACAAATCATGAAAACTGATATGGGCGAGCTTTCTATTAAAGCAAGCAAGTTGACCTTCTTATCAAAAGCACTTCGTCCATTGCCAGAAAAATTCCATGGTCTTACAGATACAGAAACACGTTACCGTAAACGTTACTTGGACTTGATTTCTAACAAAGAAAGCTTCAACCGTTTTGTCACACGTTCTAAAATCATCAGCGAAATTCGTCGCTACATGGATGGCCGTGGCTATCTTGAAGTAGAAACTCCTGTTTTGAACAACGAAGCCGGTGGAGCTGCTGCTCGTCCCTTCTATACTCACCACAACTCTTTAGATATTGACATGGCACTTCGTATTGCAACTGAGTTGCACTTGAAACGCTTGATTGTTGGGGGTATGGAAAAAGTTTATGAACTTGGTCGTGTCTTCCGTAACGAAGGTATGGATATGACACACAATCCTGAATTTACAACAATGGAATCATATGAAGCTTATGCTGACTTTGACGACATCATGGATTTGACTGAGGGAATCTTCCAACATGTTGCACATGCTGTTCTTGGCAAAGACGTTATCGAATATGACGGTAAAGAAATCAATGTTGGTGGTAAGTTTAATCGCATCCACATGGTTGATGCAATCAAAGAGCAAACTGGTGTAGATTTCTGGAAAGAAATGAATTTAGAAGAAGCTGTCTCTTTGGCTAAAGAACATGACATTTATGTTGAAAAACACTTTACAAGTGTGGGACATATCATTAATGAATTCTTTGAAAAATATGTTGAAGATACCTTGGTTCAACCAACTTTCGTCTTTGGACATCCTAAAGAAATCTCTCCTTTAGCTAAAATGAATGAAGAAGATCCGCGTTTCACTGACCGTTTCGAACTCTTTATTAATGGTAAGGAATATGCAAATGCCTTCTCAGAATTGAACGATCCTATCGATCAGTTGGAACGTTTCGAAGCACAAGCGAAAGCGAAAGAACTTGGTGACGACGAAGCAACTGGTGTGGACTACGATTACGTTGAAGCGTTGGAACATGGCATGCCACCAACTGGTGGACTCGGTATCGGTATTGACCGTTTGGTAATGCTCTTTACTGGAACAACTTCAATCCGTGACGTTTTACTCTTCCCAACAATGAAATAA